One genomic region from Anabaena sp. PCC 7108 encodes:
- a CDS encoding cytochrome c biogenesis protein translates to MTLDNTTSTELSWWLIPGRFLRRGILPILTDLRLAIILLLVIALFSISGTVIEQGQSPAFYQSNYPEHPALFGFLTWKVIQVVGLDHVYRTWWFLSLLVLFGTSLTACTFTRQLPALKAAQKWKYYEEPRQFKKLALSAELDIVSLQSVTPILQQKRYKIFQEKNQAQDDILYARKGIVGRIGPIIVHIGIVAILLGGIWGAMTGFMAQEMISSGDTFQVKNVIDAGLWSSQDVLKDWSVRVNRFWIDYTPTGGIDQFYSDMSVLNNEEKEVEHEKIYVNKPLRYHGVVFYQTDWGISSVRIRLNKSPIFQLPMAQLDTKGKGRLWGTWIPTKPDLSEGVSLLAKDLQGMVLIYDAQGKLINTVRAGMSIPVNGVNLKIIDVIGSTGLQIKYDPGIPIVYAGFGLLMLGVVMSYFSHSQIWALKKGDTLYIGGKTNRAQVVFEREILGILEELSS, encoded by the coding sequence ATGACTTTAGATAATACGACATCCACAGAATTAAGTTGGTGGTTAATACCTGGAAGATTCCTCCGTCGAGGGATTTTGCCGATTTTAACTGATTTGCGCTTGGCAATTATCCTCTTATTAGTAATTGCATTATTTAGCATTAGTGGTACTGTAATTGAACAGGGACAATCACCTGCATTTTACCAATCTAATTACCCAGAACATCCAGCTTTATTTGGTTTTTTGACTTGGAAAGTAATTCAAGTAGTTGGGTTAGATCATGTATATAGAACTTGGTGGTTTTTGAGCTTACTAGTACTATTTGGAACCAGCTTAACAGCTTGTACATTTACACGTCAATTACCAGCCTTAAAAGCTGCTCAAAAATGGAAATATTATGAAGAACCCAGACAATTTAAAAAATTAGCTTTGAGCGCAGAACTAGATATAGTTTCCTTGCAGTCAGTTACGCCAATTTTGCAGCAAAAAAGGTATAAAATATTTCAAGAAAAAAATCAAGCACAGGATGATATTCTCTATGCTCGTAAAGGTATAGTCGGACGTATTGGACCAATTATCGTTCATATTGGTATCGTTGCCATTTTGCTAGGTGGGATTTGGGGCGCAATGACCGGATTTATGGCTCAAGAAATGATTTCTAGCGGCGATACATTCCAGGTAAAAAATGTTATTGATGCTGGTCTATGGTCATCTCAGGATGTATTAAAAGATTGGTCTGTACGTGTAAATCGCTTTTGGATTGATTACACACCTACGGGGGGAATTGACCAATTTTATTCAGATATGTCTGTGTTAAATAATGAGGAAAAAGAAGTTGAACATGAGAAGATTTATGTTAACAAACCCCTGCGTTATCACGGAGTAGTTTTCTATCAAACAGATTGGGGAATTTCTAGTGTTCGGATTAGATTAAATAAAAGTCCGATTTTTCAATTACCAATGGCACAATTAGACACCAAAGGAAAAGGAAGACTTTGGGGAACTTGGATACCAACTAAGCCTGATTTAAGTGAAGGTGTTTCCTTACTAGCAAAAGATTTGCAAGGTATGGTATTAATTTATGATGCTCAAGGCAAATTAATTAATACTGTCCGTGCGGGAATGTCTATACCTGTGAATGGGGTAAACTTAAAAATTATTGATGTTATTGGTAGCACAGGGTTACAAATTAAATATGATCCTGGTATACCCATTGTTTATGCAGGATTTGGTTTGCTAATGTTGGGTGTAGTAATGAGTTATTTTTCCCATTCGCAAATTTGGGCATTAAAAAAAGGAGATACTTTGTATATTGGTGGTAAGACCAACCGAGCGCAAGTTGTATTTGAAAGAGAAATTTTAGGAATTTTAGAGGAATTAAGTTCTTAA
- a CDS encoding energy-coupling factor transporter transmembrane protein EcfT → MDLLRSLPLGLYLENPQTWLHKLDPRVKLIWLLSFLTSYVVANNYWRVLLVLLLIIFTVFAKIPLRVWRQQMGWLLVLSFMVLIIGAISPDGLGVSYQPRLPATEQVLTPPANGEKTKESPKLAARNKEYNYVLFHQGPIKVNRRSLDLAISLSTIVFTLIYSTNLYLLTTAPEEITSGMESLMQPLRRFKIPVTEITLTLTLSLRFIPLVLEEVQNLVRSVMTRAINWKKLGLKGGAKVWLIVIERLLENLLLRADQMANAMMVRGFTSPNEHRVKWQDLKFRTGDWLAIAILIVFWGLRIAFGTQVS, encoded by the coding sequence ATGGATTTACTGCGATCGCTCCCACTAGGACTATACTTAGAAAATCCGCAAACTTGGCTACATAAACTCGACCCGCGAGTTAAGTTAATTTGGTTATTGAGCTTTCTCACCAGCTATGTTGTCGCTAATAACTATTGGCGAGTGCTATTGGTATTACTGCTAATTATTTTTACGGTATTTGCCAAGATTCCTTTGCGCGTGTGGCGGCAACAAATGGGTTGGCTGTTAGTTCTATCATTTATGGTATTAATAATTGGTGCTATCAGTCCTGATGGGCTAGGTGTCAGTTATCAGCCACGCTTACCTGCAACGGAACAAGTTTTAACTCCGCCAGCAAATGGTGAGAAAACAAAAGAGAGTCCCAAATTAGCAGCTAGGAATAAAGAATATAACTATGTGCTGTTTCATCAAGGACCAATTAAAGTAAATCGCCGTTCCTTAGATTTAGCAATTAGCCTCAGTACAATTGTTTTTACCTTAATTTACAGCACTAATTTATATCTGCTAACAACTGCACCAGAAGAAATCACCTCTGGAATGGAAAGTTTAATGCAACCTCTGCGAAGGTTTAAGATACCAGTTACAGAAATTACTCTAACTTTAACTTTATCTTTGCGATTTATTCCTTTAGTTTTAGAAGAAGTCCAAAATCTAGTGCGTTCTGTGATGACTAGGGCAATTAATTGGAAAAAGCTAGGATTAAAAGGAGGAGCTAAAGTTTGGTTAATTGTGATTGAAAGACTTTTAGAAAATCTGCTCTTGCGTGCTGATCAAATGGCAAATGCAATGATGGTGCGCGGCTTTACCAGTCCGAATGAGCATCGAGTTAAATGGCAAGATTTAAAATTCAGAACAGGGGACTGGTTAGCGATCGCAATTTTAATTGTATTTTGGGGATTAAGAATTGCCTTTGGAACGCAAGTCTCATAA
- the speB gene encoding agmatinase SpeB: MNNQLQDYDPSGIAEMNGNLLGLPFDYDSANLIVFAVPWEVTVSYGAGTAKGPQRILDASLQIDLFDLDHPDGWKQGIFLLEIPQDILEKNNYYRQEAAKIIERQAEGKALTDTPDLTLVLTAINQAGEQVNHWLFTQCQTAINQGKQVAVIGGDHSSPLGYFQALAAKYENYGILHIDAHADLRDAYEEFEFSHASIMFNAMKIPQISKLVQVAIRDICQDEVDIINNSNQRIIAYYESAIKQKLYSGITWVDLCKEIISHLPENVYISFDVDGLDPKLCPHTGTPVPGGLELEQAYCLFRELVNSGRKIIGFDICEVGDAEWDGNVGARIVYKLANLLFLSQTKNLDAEQ; encoded by the coding sequence ATGAATAATCAACTCCAAGACTACGATCCTAGTGGGATAGCTGAAATGAATGGAAACCTATTGGGTTTACCATTTGATTACGATTCTGCAAACTTGATTGTCTTTGCTGTACCTTGGGAAGTCACCGTTTCCTACGGTGCTGGAACAGCCAAAGGACCACAGAGAATTCTTGATGCTTCACTGCAAATAGATTTATTTGATTTAGATCATCCTGATGGCTGGAAACAGGGAATTTTTTTGCTAGAAATTCCCCAAGATATTTTAGAAAAAAATAATTACTACCGTCAGGAAGCAGCTAAAATTATTGAACGACAAGCTGAAGGAAAAGCACTGACAGATACACCTGATTTAACCCTTGTGCTAACAGCAATTAATCAAGCAGGTGAACAGGTGAATCACTGGTTGTTTACCCAATGTCAAACAGCGATAAACCAGGGTAAGCAAGTTGCTGTTATTGGTGGTGATCATAGTTCACCATTAGGTTATTTCCAAGCTTTAGCCGCTAAATATGAGAATTATGGTATTCTGCACATTGATGCACACGCAGATTTACGTGATGCCTATGAGGAATTTGAATTTTCCCATGCATCTATCATGTTTAATGCTATGAAGATACCGCAAATTTCCAAACTAGTACAGGTAGCTATACGAGATATTTGTCAAGATGAAGTAGACATAATTAACAACTCAAATCAGCGCATTATTGCTTATTATGAATCGGCAATTAAACAGAAATTATATTCGGGAATAACTTGGGTTGACTTATGTAAAGAAATAATTAGTCATTTACCAGAAAATGTATATATTAGCTTTGATGTCGATGGTTTAGATCCTAAACTTTGTCCGCATACAGGTACACCAGTTCCAGGGGGATTGGAATTAGAGCAAGCTTATTGTTTATTCCGAGAATTGGTGAATAGTGGCAGAAAAATTATTGGTTTTGATATTTGCGAAGTTGGTGATGCTGAGTGGGATGGTAATGTAGGTGCGCGAATAGTTTATAAGTTGGCGAATTTACTGTTTTTATCGCAGACAAAAAATTTAGATGCTGAACAATAA